The DNA segment attttatatttattattcatttttatatgtaagtatattttttgttttctctttGATTCTTACCGAAACATAATTACTCACGATGTGACACTGTTGAATGAttagaagatataaaaaagggatttacactttttttcaaactctTCAATtgtattgcaaataaattagttATGAATTACTTTCCTAATCCCGCAAATATTGATTGATTCGAGGGTCAATCGTTGAAACTCTGTTGAATTCAATTCTAATGTAATCTGATCGCTAAAACTAAAGTTGATTTTACTCCTTCGGCGAGCACATCCACCTTGACGTCGAAGCACTTTGCCACAAAGTACACGCCAATCCATCAGCTTTACGTCAAAGCGTACGCACAGTACCTTTGATGAATTACGCGCTACGGATCGAGTGACGTCTAAAGACCACCCGGGTCATCAAACACCTGGGGCAATAGTCCACAATAGTCTAACATCACGATGCGCAAACACAATAAGGACTTGCTCCCAATGAGGGCCTGCGTGCCGGATTATCCACGAGTTTGACATATCTGAATTCCAGAACGCGATTACTCACATTGGAGGTGCAATAACTTTAGCACGGATCGCCCATACAAATTaaacatacttttttttctgaaagaaATCCATAATTCACTTGCAAGAgtttctttagaaaaaaaaaggggggaaagccgtgtaatatattttacgcaAGTTTCCTAAGTGGAGTAAAAAATAGACAGCAATCTTTCTAAGATAGACGTGAAAAGTTgcttgatttttaattcttttaaagcaaaataaaagCTGATAAATTTTCGTAATATACTGTTTACAATggaattaaaagataataggTTATTGACCGCGAGCGGATTTCAGACGTATTGACGTATGGATATGCAGAAtctgaagaaaaaaaacgataagtgACAAGAACCGCACTAACGGCCGCATTACCAATAATTTTTCGccgggagggggagggggggggaatCTATCCCGACGTAAAAGTCGCTCCGCGCGACCCGAGGCGATCGGGACACCTCCTGTTTCTTTTTAACGATCAATCGCGGATTCTCCCGCAGATTCGATCGGACCGGCGGAAACGATTGGCCCGAGCGCTTTGTTGGCAAGTGACCCTATTACCGCGACTCCCTGATAAATTACGGGATGCGAGCCCGCGACGTCCAAAGATCCAATTCTGAACACGTGGCGCGTGTAATGGCATCGTTCGAAGGACCGTGACGGCTCGCGCGGAAGCCGATATATCTGCCGCACGTCGATACATACATCGCCACGGGACAATCCGGAGGTCGCGTTCCGCCGTCGACTATCCTACCGAGCCGATAGTCGATAGCCTCTACGCTGACCTACGCAACGATACGTGATACCGCCAAGGATTagcattgttataaatatacatttatgatacaaatataaatattttttagctgCCGAAATCACGCTTTACATGTTTCCCGatactaattttattgtcaaCAGAATTATTCATACACTTTCTTCTTTTGTATCACGTTATATACGAcggaatatttctttaatattctaaatatcaatattggtaatttaaagaaaaacctgatttcaaaatattgtgATAAAAGAGGTCTTTCCACTTTTCCATCTCTTTCACTCTTTTTATAGATCAATGAGAGCAACTGCTTCTAAATAGCGTagctgtattaattaatattataaagcaACATACGTACTATGCTTTCATCACATCTAATTACGAATGTATTCTTTGTTACAGGTTGGTACTCGAGAACATTATTCCCTCTAGAAGAAGAAACATAGGGGAAGTGTAGATGTAACTGCGTGAGTTATAATTATAGTAGAAAGTATTGAACAAATTACTATTTGCAGCGTATTATAAAGTATGGTAATACAAAATTGATCATTTGTTTAACGATCTTCCAAGTTAGAggagcttttttttattttccgctTTATCCGATCCGAATTTTTAGCACAGGCCTCGAAGGGGCAAAGGACAGATGAACCGATGAAGTCCGCGTGTCATTCTTATTGCGATTTGAAAGGTTGAACGTTCTCTTTTCGGAAACGGAAACCTTTACGGTATTCAATGCAAAACGCGGGTACCGTCATTTCCGCATTTTCCCGTCAGCCGCGTCGCCGATCGGTATGCGAGTCCGCATCAGCCAGCAGAACGCGACGTCTCGCGCATATAAACCCGCAGATAAGGTCCCGAGGACATTATCCTTCTTCGTGTCGAGCACTTGCTGACGCACGCTACGCGCATCCTTCGCGTTGTATATAGTTTTACGCGAAAACGTGTCACCGCGTTCAAGCGGAATTACGTCTCGCGGTAACACGATTGTCAGGTCGATGTCTCTCCTCCCTGAAACTAGCTCGCTTCTCTCCCGATTATCACGAACGGGATTAAAAGTGAGTTTCACCCggaataaatttacttatttttttttccccctcggAAATATCCGTCGGAATTTCGCCGTGGCGCGCGTTATGCTGTACCGCCGCGTTTTCAATTTAGCTCTATTTTCGCGCGCGAGACGACGACCGCGCGGTATCGCGCACGGCAAATTTAGATTCTCCCCACAGACGCGAACGAGTTTAGTTACACGACGCAGCTGCGTGCGACATTATGTCGGCAGCTCGCTGAGGCGGTTTGTGCCTCGTCGTTCAGTTCGTTATCGCGACGGTGGATCGGTGTTGCAGCTGCGGAGGTGCGAGCGGTTTGTTCCTACTCCATTCACGCGCGGGGACACCGTCTGCTCGCCGATAATACACGCGCGGGGGCTGCCTTCAAATAGCGTTACGTCTGCATTCGCGGCGAACTAAATTCGAAGTGTTGTCTTGCGCGACAATAGACACCGCCGCTGAAGCCACGACGACGTGGCTAATACGAGATGTTATAGGAATATACGGGACtgtaataaaactataataaaactgTGAAGCTATATGATAGGGATAATAGGAATTAGGTTAAATCTACATGTGTAACGtggttttataaatttaaaatattgaaacctTTTTtggttttacaaattttattcccttttttttatatatataaagcgtTTAAATTCTAGTACGGTTTATCGGGATTTCGAGATCCCGTTATTTTCTCTAAACATTAAAATGctcttttgaaaataattttacggcCACTTTTTGCGAAGTACGTAACTTCGTTTTTATCACTGATTTAAAGTGGCCATTTAATCTCGCTGAAATGATATATACgaacatataatttatgcgTTTCAAAATCGTACATTTGCGAAGAACTCGTGCCAATCCCTGATTATAAATGTGCGCTTTATCGGACTCGTTCGCGAAATCCAAAAGTCCTCGGATCGTACTCGAATTTAACGGTACACGTACTCTGCGACTCGATGAATCAACCGAAAAATCAAATCTCTCCACTCTACGCTTTTCTCGTCCGGATGTTCGTTTCTGCAACAGGTCCCGGTTTATCTCACGCCCGAGCGAGCTTCCGAGCTTGCAATTGTTTCGGCGCATAGGCGTGAAGAACCGGCTTTGAATGGacgtcggcgtcggcgtcggtGGCGGCGGCTGCGTCGATGCACCGGCGTCGTCGAAGCCGCACATCAACAAAAACCCGCCCCGAGGCGACGACAGGGACGTCGATTTAATACCCGCGCGTTCGCTGGAATCCACGTTGAGCGGTTTCATCTGCTCGTGAAAACACTCCCCCCTCGGTCTTTGGCCGATTATCGACGTACCTTCTGCGAGGTTGACCCTTTTCTGGCGTGCTAATATATCTCGCGGCGGCCTTCGCGCAGTCaggtttatcttttttttttttcacccgGCGAACCGAGTCCGAAAACGTTGACACTGCTCGAGCGTGGTCCTTTTCAAGGCTAAAAAACCTTTTCGGCCTTTGTTCGCAGTCGAGCGTACGCGCGGTCTCGGTTACACGTGTCGCGATCATCGAACTATGCAGGATGTCGTGGAGCTCTTTTTCGTcgaatcgatttttttttctcagccGTGGATGCTTTGCCCGGTAAAATTAACATTCGGGGAAACTTCGGAGAAAATGTGTGTATCATAAGTACTGGTTTTGGGAAAATAATGACGCTTTTTATACcataatttatcataatcATTACATTAGTATCATGGATTTTTCGCGACTATCAGTGCATTTGGCTAgatgtatataatgtacatacaattaaactgtttatatgtaaattcgtagaaagaaataaaaacgatcttttatataattatattctaagtttaaaaaaacttaataatattaaagttaaaccTGCTGTTGGTACCTTTTCTTATCTCTAAATCTcttagtttttattaagaagGGTTAtgcttattatataatgtaataagcTTATTAGTActtatatctaaataataataataataataataataataatatttttataataatataaaaatatcttacattATAAGATATGTGTTCTTATTCCAAAAGCACGAGAAAGGAGGAGTCTCTTTAGTCCCCCTTATATGCACCTAGAAGAGCTAGAACACATCAATGAAGAGCAGATAACGTCTAGCTGTGACGTCACTTACGCCTGCGCATGAAGATTCTCGCGTGGAAAAAATTTCCATGACTGCCCATCGCTgataatgccattttttttatacggttgtatataatgtcaattatatataattatatatgattatatataattattgtttttcgaGTATGATATCGCATTATATAACTTCACATTATATAATAGCATATCGTTGCTCACAGGCATAGTcgtagtatatataaataaaaattattttaaacgcatttctttatttttatgttaacaaatttattaattttattgtcacatctttaacaatatatttttaacattatatttaattaaaattatagaaaaattaaataattgttccTGTCCGACAAtcgattttaaataattcttaattaatttcaacttgttaaaatttatacaaagtagtaaaaataagaagactgaaaaatatttaaagaacaaTATTCGGTTTGCgacgtaaataaattaatccaaaataataaagaatttgtaaaatatcaagTAAACTTGCAGTTTTAATGTGTTAGTGTCGAGGCTTCAAACTTTTACGTATTGTAAAGTAAcgtaatattatgttattacaatcaaaaatgttttttgaaacTTAGTCATTTATTGCAGACTTCAACATAGGATGCATATTTTTTCTACGTTGAATGTTTAACCAGAATCCATTATTCGGCATCAAAGTCAGAGTTTTGGCAAATTTCAATGGGGACGGAGTTTTTGCGCAAGGTTTCAGCTCACATTGCGCTAGTAAATGAAACAGCACAACTTTGACTTGCAGTATAGCAAACTTGCTAGCTATGCACATTCTTGGTCCTAATCCAAATGGCAAGTAATGTGAGGAATTAAGATGGAATTTGttgtttaaaaatctttctgGAGAAAATTTGTCCGGATTATCGTAGTACTTGTTATCATGATGTATCGCGTAAATTGGAATACAAAAAGTCATATCCTTCTTCACGACGAATGATTTCTCGCCTGGCAATGCAGGTGGTAACTCATAAGACTTTTCACATATTCTTTCTGTGAATGGGACTGGTGGATATAATCGGAGGACCTCGCTTATTACTGCATCTAAATACTCGAGCCCGTTAATGGATTCGTAGGACACTTCTCCATTCGATTCTTTCAAAACCTTGTCGATCTCTTGCTGCAATTTGGTCTGAACAGCTGGGTTAACTGCGATCTCGTGAGCTGCAAAGGACATCGCAGTCGAACTAGTGTCGAAGCCaccgaagaaaaaaatataaacttgcGCAGTTATTTCGTCGATATCCAATTCTCTACAACCTTCCTTGTCTCTGATATCTATCATCAACTGCAGCATGTCCGGATGTGTAATGTGCTCCGCATCACGTCTAGCGATCGTAGTCTTTACAATGTCTTTAAAGAAATTCACTATTTCATCATCTATGAGCTTTATGTTGAAAATTTTCCCGAGACTCGGAAAAGATCTAAGCAAAAGAAACTTTAAGGAGCCCCTCACAAAATTAGTCGATTCCTTGCCGTTAACGTAGAACTTGTTTGTTGGATCTTTCATAGAGTTGATCTTCATTCCAAAGGCACATGTAGCGATGACGTCATTTGTATATTTAGAGAAAGCGTCTTTTGTGTCTATTTCACATTTATCCTCCGGCAATGTCGAtagaaatttagtaaaatcCTCGGCACACTCCGACATCAATGTGAACATCATTTTCATCTTGCTGGACGTAAAAGATGGACTCAATATAGTTCTCACATTTCGCCACTTTTCCCCACGAAGAgacgataaattttttgcaagtAAAAGATCATTTTCAGAGAAACCTTTTCGGTTTGGAAATGCTTCAAAATTCTTGACAAGCATGGACTTAATGAGGTCCGGATCacgaatcaaaaatattgGACTTGTCGCGGCGTAGAATCCATAATACTTTGCGTCAGGATTGAAAATGTATATCTTCTGACATAAATCGACGAATGATGTGCGACCAAATATAAACGATGTCATGGAACCAAATATTGGAATAGGCGGTACGTGTATGAGAccatttctttgaaaaaaattaaattttctaaaaaaataaaaaatgctgaATACACCGATCACTATTGATAGGAATATCGACCAGTATTCCATGGCAAAGTTGTTTGAAAATCTCTTTTCACGATTTCTTTGTTaaccttttttattatcgGCTAAACAGCAATACTACCGACACAAATCGTTAGAGACAACTATTCGCATGTATAGCACTTcctgtatatttatatgctaGTATTTTTCTTACACAACTTGTGTATCGCATTGAATCTAGAATGTAGATTTAATCTTTAAACCGTAAGAAACTGACCAATTACAATTAAGTATTGTCGGAAAAATAGATTGTGATttgaatatgttaaaatatattatgtataattagcAATGAATGTATAATTAGTATGAAGCAATAACTGCATTAGATATTCTTCTTACTTAATTTGGTGTAGCTTGTGTCATCGTGTTTGTGGAGAAGTGTTTTCTCCTCCTGGCTTGTGATAATATTTGATAGCGAATTCTATCGTGGCTCGTAGTAGACTTAATATATCGAAACGACTCTTTGcgatttaaacaaattaaatactttattagaTATACAACGATTTTCTTAAGGTCTTTGCAGAATGCGAGGCAACAgacaatagaaataaaaaccagaaattatgaataaaaattaccgCCTTTGATGAGTTTCTGATACAATAATGTGTGAAATAGCGATAAGAATCAACCGTTGACTCATCGTTATCACGTTATTGTATATCAGAGGCACATCAGaagcaataatttcttattcataatttttgatttttatttcctgATTACCTGTTACCTTATGCAGAAATCTTTACTTGCATTGGGACTGAACAAGTTACAGCAACAAGTTACAAGTTATAACGCGGTTTAGAATCCACGCTCTAGTCTATATCTTCTCAAAAAAAACAAGACTAAAGAAAATGGATGGGACTCAAATTCATACAAACAAAGGTACGcagtatattattgaaatcggttttctaaaattatttatgaattacataaatatataatttttttccatataatagttatataagttatataaagtTCTAAATTGAgcagaaatttaattgcaaaaacattatattttttattcgatttaaattattataccaaTGTTTAACTAATGATTcacattattttaagaatagaGTGTCTagacgataatatttacaactaCGTAATTATATTCAGTTTAAGATGCattcgaaaataaaatattctcttagaaaatttatattttctttatagaagtaataataagattgcacaaattcaaaattattgtgaAGATTTTTCATGCTATATCGAAAAAGAAgtattctaatattaattttaaagaggtCGTGTAAGTACGCGCAGATGATTCGATATATTTCaacttttcattaattattcgtTTCATTTTACTACAATTCGTTGAAATTATTCCAATCTTTGAATTGCAGTCTCATTCAAATTTTCGGGAATTGGTGAATCGCTTTATGCATTCGCCCCCTTCCCAAGTCACACCCAGCACCGCAGATCGAACTCGCGCGTTTGATACCAAAGTACACAGTATAATTTATCGTTGCGATCGTGCGTTTCGTGAGAACGGAAGGGGGCGGGTCGGGGGTAAGTAGGGAAGCGACACGATGAAAAATTGAGAGACGCTCGAATGAGAAATTGGCAGGTGATTTTCTACGTTCGGCGCGATAATTCATTTGACTTCCTCAGCTGGGAGCGACTTGTCTGCGAGAGTAACGTGGCTCCGCCAGCGACGCTTTATTATGGTAATTTCATTCGGGGACGCTCGTCGTGATATCCTCAATCCGTGTTCGATTCGCATCGAAATAAGGTTCAATTCACAAGttcgaacgagcgagcgagcgagcgagaaagCGGGAGGGGCGCAAGAAAGAAGGCAAAGACACACGTCAACATTGCGAAACGCAGACTTTCCGGGATCAGCAGGACGACGACGAGCGTGCAAATCGACGTCCTCGCGAAGCGCAACTGACTACGAAATTCCACTGAATTCCACTGGAAAAATTCCTACTTGTCGTAATGATTTATGCTGGAACGCTGTGTACATCTAGACAGCGGATCGCTACGTTATATTCTTCGCCGAGACCGATTCGCTTGAGGTTACACtgttatataactttattgaaataagtaaattaaatacgtAATGTCAGTAATATGGTGAACAAGAGTTTAAACTTGTCAGTAAACTGAATTTGACCGAAGCGGAGCGAACGACACAATCTAGATCGAAGAATATGTACGAATTACGATAATCGTACGGCGATTAAAAGACTATTATTACTTGTACATCCTAAATGCAGCATTTATAGTTAATATACGATactataattacttttaccactaatattatatctttaattaaaatttaattcaatttattttaaaatttgacgGCATATATCGTTCACGCACACAATACGCCTGTATTTACATACCACTTACATTTAAGTGACAGCCGAAATAGGCTCCGAAACGTCAGGACGAGCGCCAAGCAAGAAACGATTTATTATGCTGATAGTATATCTTTTGCCCCACATTCTGAACATATCTCCTACCGCAAACACATTTATCAACGCGTATACGTCGACACTCATATCTCGAATTTACCCCTCGCACGAGCGGCACCACGCGGAAAATGAGCGGCGTTCCTCTGTACGGTCGCCTGAGCTGgtacaaaaatgcaattaaattaaattgcacgtTTTGTGTCGCATTCGTGGCGTATACACGACGTGTTTTCAATATATGCATGCGATGATAGATAACAATCCCGCGGTAATGCGCCGTCCATCGCTTCCGCTCGATCAGCGATTTGCGAAACCACGTTACTCACGTTTATAAATGCCaaagacaattttatataaaactcttACCAGTGGGCGTAGGCGAAATATGCAAATCGATTAACCTAAATAACTTTTCTCATAAATGCATCGAGCCAACTTGAAATTTGCCGTATAATGAGATCGGATTAAAACGCGGATTTAATCGATCAATGACTTCGGAAGACGGACGGGGAAAAATATCTTGGCACTGTTCAGCTCTCGCCAGATGTAAGATATCAGGAAGCATTCCTCCCTCCCTTTTCAAGCAGATGCTAATGACGTTTCGCAGAACAAACAAGGGACGAGCGGATTGTAGCGCCGGGGATCATTAGTAAAAGTGCGATAACGTCAACCACAGTAGCAGAGAGACACGTTCCGGGGAAACTCCGAGCAGCAAGCCGAATATTTTCCAGCCTTATTTGTGCCGTTTAATGGCGAGTGAAGAGGAGATAATACCCCGAAAACGAATTAACTCGCCCGCATCACCGCCCGAAAGTTCGCTGCGATTTGAAAGCGTTTCCCGTGGATGGCGCGGCTTTTATCTCGCGACGCTTATACCTTATACTTTAACATCTATTATAATGCATGCATATATAGCCGCGAGAAATTTGTTCCTTGAAATTTCGTCTTCCATCGCTCGTTAAGTTCAGAGTGAAACGGGGAGAGagcgagggagaaagagagaaaaaacgaTCCGGCTTTAATACCCGGGTGTACAATTTGGCATGCTTTTCGAGAATTCCGGCTGCAAATAATCAGTCGACTGCAAATTGCCGtatttacgcgcgcgcgctcgcccTTACTTTAACTTGTCTTAACCGCTGAAGAATTGAAATAAACGGCAACTTCGGCGTGCTTTATTGAGATTGCGCTGGAGGGTAGCCATCGCTCCGTTTGGCGTTGCTCTCGCCGTGGCGTCTCCTGGGATATGATTTGTTCTTTAATGCGCCGCACTATTTTCGTTATCTCAAAGTAAAAACAATTAACCTATTACTTTTGGGGGACAAAAATGGGAAAAATTTCgagaaataaatgaattttacgATTGACATGTAAGGTActaagaaatttattcaaacattattttgtaaatgtcTTTTGAAACGTTGCAGATGATAGAAAGCTATTTTAcactaaaaaataacatagaaCATTTTCAGCGAGAATAACATTCCCGATGTAAATCGAGTGTTTGTGAAATTGTGAATAGCTCAAATATATTCTCAAGGGATTAAGAGTGCGAAATTGTATTGCCATAGTAATTCCCTTATTCCATTTTGACGAGGGACGCAAGTAATTCACtgaagttaattaaaaaatataacagagACGTGGCGGCTTACTCTCGCGGCTCGATGAGTTTTATCGCGATTGAAATGTCGAAATTGCCGCTTTGCACGCAATTAATCGAGTTTCCCTCGAACCCCACCCACGCGATAAACACGTTAATTACTTGAAGCATACGCGGCCGCGATTCGATAAAACTGTTACCAAGTCGGATTCCGTTTCAATTGGGGCGTTACGTGCCACCGGAATCGAAATGCATCCGCTTTAAgtgaatattttgcaatacagTGACCGCACTTTTCATCGACTTCGCTAATACGTCGCGACATTGATTTAATTTGGTTTATTCATGCAGACATATCAAAGCAAACATGTCCATTATTTATTCCATgacgaaatatttttgtagactctttaatattaaaattaattttaaatttcaaattcttctagGATATGTGTATGCCGTTTCCTGGAGTGACCGTTTTTGCATTTTGCTGTTTGTGCTTCCAGCTATTCTTTGATAAATTCCATAAACATTTGTGGTTACCACAAAGAGCTTTTTATATCATACACTGCAATTTGCTTATGGACTTcccaaacatttaaaattcttttattcaataaactCACCGTATTTTAGTACTAGACGTAAAATAATAGCTGAagatttaacaattttgtgtgaaaatattaaaataaaaatctaatactaaaattctttatatataataattcaaatgcatcttaatattcttatattaggCATTTATATCtgaatatataacttttaaaatgtcaCAGCAATACAAGTTTTCATTATGCCAGATAATCAGTCTACCCTAGCCCTTTCATTTTAAACTGCATCTGACGGTACAATGATAACATTCACTTCGTGCCATATTCTTCGTACCATCGTGCTGCTTAAAGAATGCAGAGATAGCGATATAGGTTGaaaagaacgagagagagagagaatggaaGGCCTGAAGAACGGCCCAACTAGGGGTAGGGACGAAAGGTAAAGGGATGAACAGCGGGCAAAAGAAAAAGCCGCCTTCATTAGGAGAGACTCCCAGACTACCGAGGGCCCTACGCCGTGTTCAAATGAGATCTGCACTCGGATCCGGTAGTATAATGGCGTATACGTCGTGATTTTTTGAAGTCTCGTCCTTTTCGTAGCGATGACGACGAACGTCACGACAGGGTGATTCGTTTTTGTTCGTTCTTTTCGTACTCTATTCTCTCCTGACGCCTCGTGTCCCGTACAGACGACCTCACGACATCCATCGCTATCGGCAATTGTGAATTTGCGAATAAACGAGGGGGTGCGATCGGATCGACCGCAATAGGTAATTCCTATCAATTTCTTTGG comes from the Monomorium pharaonis isolate MP-MQ-018 chromosome 9, ASM1337386v2, whole genome shotgun sequence genome and includes:
- the LOC105838765 gene encoding cytochrome P450 9e2-like yields the protein MEYWSIFLSIVIGVFSIFYFFRKFNFFQRNGLIHVPPIPIFGSMTSFIFGRTSFVDLCQKIYIFNPDAKYYGFYAATSPIFLIRDPDLIKSMLVKNFEAFPNRKGFSENDLLLAKNLSSLRGEKWRNVRTILSPSFTSSKMKMMFTLMSECAEDFTKFLSTLPEDKCEIDTKDAFSKYTNDVIATCAFGMKINSMKDPTNKFYVNGKESTNFVRGSLKFLLLRSFPSLGKIFNIKLIDDEIVNFFKDIVKTTIARRDAEHITHPDMLQLMIDIRDKEGCRELDIDEITAQVYIFFFGGFDTSSTAMSFAAHEIAVNPAVQTKLQQEIDKVLKESNGEVSYESINGLEYLDAVISEVLRLYPPVPFTERICEKSYELPPALPGEKSFVVKKDMTFCIPIYAIHHDNKYYDNPDKFSPERFLNNKFHLNSSHYLPFGLGPRMCIASKFAILQVKVVLFHLLAQCELKPCAKTPSPLKFAKTLTLMPNNGFWLNIQRRKNMHPMLKSAIND